One segment of Clostridium ljungdahlii DSM 13528 DNA contains the following:
- a CDS encoding uroporphyrinogen decarboxylase family protein, giving the protein MLTKRQNLLETIKGGNPDRFVNQYEFLNMIMEMPLGSRSNYGCTWKDNWGITWQWPEGQLGAFPVHDDEHRVLKDVTEWKKYVKIPTIPTSDEAWAPAIAHANSVDRNEEFVAPFYAPGVFEMTHHLMGMEDALMSLYEEPEAMHELIDALTQYELDVAKVIVEKLHPDCIFHHDDWGSQKNSFVAPKMFEEFFLPAYKKIYGYYKANGVELIVHHSDSYAANLVPYMIEMGIDIWQGVMNTNNIPELIKQYGGKISFMGGLHSGLIDFPDWTLENCIKHVEEACKANGKKYFIPCLTAGLPQGYFPNVYETVTKAIDEMSKKMF; this is encoded by the coding sequence ATGTTAACTAAAAGACAGAATTTACTAGAAACTATTAAAGGTGGAAATCCAGATCGTTTTGTTAATCAATACGAATTTTTGAATATGATCATGGAAATGCCTTTGGGAAGTAGATCTAACTACGGTTGTACTTGGAAAGATAATTGGGGGATAACATGGCAGTGGCCAGAAGGTCAACTTGGTGCGTTCCCTGTTCATGATGACGAACACAGAGTTTTAAAAGATGTTACTGAATGGAAGAAATATGTTAAAATTCCTACAATTCCAACTTCTGATGAAGCTTGGGCTCCAGCTATTGCTCATGCTAATTCTGTTGACCGTAATGAGGAATTTGTGGCACCTTTCTATGCTCCAGGTGTCTTTGAAATGACACATCATCTTATGGGCATGGAAGATGCATTAATGAGTTTATATGAAGAGCCTGAAGCTATGCATGAGTTAATTGACGCCCTTACGCAGTATGAGCTGGATGTTGCAAAAGTGATAGTTGAAAAACTTCATCCAGATTGCATTTTCCATCATGATGACTGGGGAAGTCAAAAAAACTCTTTTGTGGCTCCTAAAATGTTTGAAGAGTTCTTTCTTCCGGCTTATAAAAAAATCTATGGTTACTATAAAGCCAATGGTGTTGAATTGATTGTTCACCACAGCGATTCTTATGCTGCTAACTTGGTTCCATATATGATCGAAATGGGAATCGATATATGGCAAGGCGTTATGAACACTAATAACATCCCTGAATTGATCAAGCAATATGGTGGAAAAATATCCTTTATGGGAGGACTCCACAGTGGTTTGATTGATTTTCCAGATTGGACACTTGAAAATTGTATCAAACATGTAGAAGAAGCTTGCAAAGCTAATGGAAAGAAATACTTTATTCCATGCCTGACTGCGGGTTTACCTCAGGGGTATTTCCCAAATGTATATGAGACAGTAACTAAGGCAATAGATGAAATGAGTAAAAAAATGTTTTAA